The sequence GATACCGCGTACTAATGGTTGGTTTGACAAAAGAAAAAGTAACCGAAGAAACAAGCTTAACTGGTATCACACCACTTGCCTTGCTTGAAATTGATGATCCTATTCGAGCGAAAGCAAATGAAACGTTGGCTTATTTGAAAGCTGAAGGAGTCGATTTGAAAGTAATATCGGGGGATAATCCAGTTACTGTTTCGAATATTTCAAGACGTGCCGGGCTTGTGGGATATGACAATTATATTGACTTATCTGCGTTAACAGACGAAAAAGAAGTCCGTGCGGCGGTAGCCCAGTATACGGTTTTTGGACGAGTTTCACCACAACAAAAGCGAATCATCGTCCAAGAATTGAAAGACAAAGAGCATGTAGTGGCGATGACCGGAGATGGGGTAAATGACGTTCTTGCATTAAGAGAGGCGGATTGTAGTATTGCTATGGCCGAGGGAGATAGCGCCACCAAGCAAATTGCAAATCTTGTCTTGTTGGATTCAGATTTTACCAGTTTACCTGATGTTTTATTTGAAGGACGACGTGTGGTGAACAATGTTACCAAAGTTTCGGGAATTTTCTTTATTAAAACCATCTATTCCTTAATTTTGTCCATCATTTGTGCAGTGACTGCAATTGCTTTTCCTTTTGTCCCTATTCAAATCACCTTGCTTGATTTAGCAATTGAAGGATATCCATCATTTTTCCTATCCTTTGAAGAGAACAAGAAGAAGGTTCGAGGGAAATTTTTACCAACGGTATTGAAAAGTGCTTTACCTAATGCGTTGCTAGTAACTTTGAATATCATCGCAGTGTATGCATACAGTCGAATGAACTCTCTAGGGAATTTAGAAACGACGACACTGATGTATTATTTATTAATTTCCATTAGTCTAATGGCAGTGGTGAAAGCTTGCTATCCATTTAATCCACTAAGAGTTTTCTTATCTGTAACGACGATTGTGGGAATATACGCAGCAGCTTATCTCTTTAGATCAATTTTGTATATTGGTACGCTGACAGCTAATACACTGCTTCCCTTTGTTGTTTTGTTAGTTATCACTATGATTTTGCGCCGGATTATTTTCAAAGTAACAAAAGTATGAAAAAGATGTGAATGGTGTGAGAAAAGATTGAAACATTTTTGTTTCAGTCTTTTTTTAATCAAAAGATATTGTTTTTTTGTTAAAAAAGGTATATTCTATGGTGTCGGTTAAAAATAAAAGGTATAATTAACATGAAATTTGCGTAAGTAGAACGTATAGTTAAGAGAACATTATGTTTTTGGAGGTTTATAAAGTAAATGAAAAATATTAAAAGTATAGCGAGTAAGCTGTATACAACTAGGATAGGCTTTTTTCTATTAGCGGTTATTCTGTTTTGGTTCAAAACCTACGCGATGTATAAGACAAAATTTTCTTTAGGAGAAAAGGGACTTGTACAAGAGCTGCTACTGTTTTTTAACCCGCTTGCGTTTACCCTGTTTATCTTTGCTTTTGCACTTTTTGCTAAAGGAAAAAAATCGTACATCATCTTACTAATTTTAGATTTTGTGCTATCGACATGGTTGTTTTCTAATATTGTCTATTATAGAGAGTTTTCAGATTTTATTACGGTCAGTATTATGAAAAGTTTTTCTAGTGTTTCAAACAATATGGGTTCTAGTGCTTTTGCATTGATGAAACCAACGGACTTGTTAGCCTATGCAGATGTAGTAGTTTTAGTCGTATTGTTGGCATTTAAAAAGATTAAGTTGGATAAAAAACCAGTGAAAAAAAGAGTGACACTGTCAATACTTGCTCTTGCGGTTCTAATCTTTACTGTGAATTTAAGTACAGCTGAAGCAGATCGACCACAATTACTAAGTCGGACATTTGATCGTAACTATATCATTAAGTACTTAGGATTAAATGTCTACGTTGTCTATGATGGGATTAAAACAGAACAAACAAATTTGGTCAAAGCCAAAGCAGATTCTAATGATTTAAATAGCGTGTTAGATTATGTTAAAAGTAACCAAACTTCTAAAAATGTAGAATATTACGGAAAGGCGCAAGGGAAAAATGTATTTGTGATTCACCTTGAAAGTTTCCAACAATTTTTAATTGATTACAAAGTGGATGGGCAAGAAGTAACACCTACCCTTAACAAATTTTATCATGATAGTAATACAGTTTCCTTTGATAACTTTTTCCACCAAGTCGCACAAGGAAAAACAAGTGATGCTGAAACAATGCTCGAAACTTCTTTATTTGGTTTGCCGCAAGGATCGGCAATGGTCACAGCGGGAACGGATAATACATTTCAAGCAGCGCCGGCATTACTAAATCAAAAGGGATATACAACGGCTGCTTTTCACGGTGATGTGGGGACTTTTTGGAATCGAAATAACGCGTATAAGTCTTGGGGCTACGACTATTTCTTTGATTCTAGCTACTATCCTTCTAATGAAAGTTATGAGTTAAATTATGGATTAAAAGATAAAATCTTTTTAAAAGAGTCAGCGCAGTATATTGAGCAATTGCCGCAACCATTCTATGCGAAGTTAATCACTGTTACAAATCATTATCCTTATCCATTAGATAGTCAAAATGCGTCGTTCCCTAAAACGACAACAGGTGATTCAACGGTTGATGGTTATGTCCAAACAGCCCATTATTTAGACCAAGCAATCAACGAATTTTTGACCTATTTAAAACAAACAGGTTTGTATGATAATAGTGTTATTATGATGTACGGAGACCATTATGGGATTTCAAGTAACCATAGCGATGCAATCAAACAATTACTCAATAAGAATGATTTTACCAAAT is a genomic window of Vagococcus entomophilus containing:
- a CDS encoding LTA synthase family protein, with product MKSIASKLYTTRIGFFLLAVILFWFKTYAMYKTKFSLGEKGLVQELLLFFNPLAFTLFIFAFALFAKGKKSYIILLILDFVLSTWLFSNIVYYREFSDFITVSIMKSFSSVSNNMGSSAFALMKPTDLLAYADVVVLVVLLAFKKIKLDKKPVKKRVTLSILALAVLIFTVNLSTAEADRPQLLSRTFDRNYIIKYLGLNVYVVYDGIKTEQTNLVKAKADSNDLNSVLDYVKSNQTSKNVEYYGKAQGKNVFVIHLESFQQFLIDYKVDGQEVTPTLNKFYHDSNTVSFDNFFHQVAQGKTSDAETMLETSLFGLPQGSAMVTAGTDNTFQAAPALLNQKGYTTAAFHGDVGTFWNRNNAYKSWGYDYFFDSSYYPSNESYELNYGLKDKIFLKESAQYIEQLPQPFYAKLITVTNHYPYPLDSQNASFPKTTTGDSTVDGYVQTAHYLDQAINEFLTYLKQTGLYDNSVIMMYGDHYGISSNHSDAIKQLLNKNDFTKYDDAMFQKVPFMIHAPGIKGGVNHTYGGEIDVLPTLLSLLGVDHSNNIFIGSDLLSEDHKQIVSFRNGDFVAKDFTKVGSKIFNTSTGEEILELTTEQQATIKAETKYVQIQLDTSDQVINGDLLRFYTLPDFKTVNKSDYSYVKSKAIKKLKSTKKGTSLLEKLGKSTVDEYKTDAPELNDTSDSSSSSTSTSANN